A section of the Bacillus sp. HSf4 genome encodes:
- a CDS encoding glycosyltransferase, producing the protein MEYILHYYPLVTVVLLLVGFLGCLASPRFKKPLIIMCLITNAVYIVWRFGFTLPSSGPLDVAMGVILVATECIGFVQLLIFYTLMWKEKKRAPEPLDDQEQWPTVDILIATYNEERHVLKKSVAGCLNLDYPQELVNIYLCDDGKRADIRKLAEEFGVHYLTRKNNEHAKAGNLNHAMSCSNGELIVTMDADMVPLPAFLQKTVGYFKKKKVAFVQTPQAFYNEDPYQYNLFSGANIPNEQDFFMRRLQAGKDRFNAVMYVGSNTVFRRSALEEIGGFATGVITEDMATGMLLQTKYKSVFVKEVLAVGLAPETWTDLLKQRDRWCRGNIQCGKKWNPLFLKGLTPMQRILYFDGILFWFFGVFKMVYILAPLLFLLFGIHSLKTDLWAITTFWLPAFLGSYLSFKVISDRQRSMSWSHIYDTSMAPHMAMSALSEFIFKKRFDFKVTPKGVNTDRRKFKYMTAYPCAVLLGMTLAALGKTLYDYVVLHTFDINVTSYNLFWVLYNMAGLVLALLVAFDRPRFRSSERFSINQTESFSTTASEQIHQCELKDISDTGARISLPYSADADMYYQVDGLMIDGVGKLPVQVIWTTKIGNEIEIGLRFKEMERDLYVKLIGYMFQAENAKKADRENGLTHCQRLCAF; encoded by the coding sequence ATGGAATACATATTACACTACTACCCTCTGGTAACGGTTGTCTTGCTCTTGGTCGGCTTTTTAGGCTGCCTGGCAAGTCCGCGTTTTAAAAAGCCGCTGATTATCATGTGTCTGATCACAAACGCCGTTTATATTGTTTGGCGGTTCGGTTTTACCCTTCCAAGTTCCGGCCCGCTCGATGTGGCCATGGGTGTGATCCTCGTTGCAACCGAATGCATCGGCTTTGTGCAGCTATTGATCTTTTATACGCTCATGTGGAAGGAAAAAAAGCGGGCGCCAGAACCGCTTGATGATCAGGAGCAATGGCCGACCGTTGATATTTTAATTGCGACGTATAACGAAGAGCGGCATGTTTTGAAAAAATCGGTGGCAGGATGTCTGAATCTCGATTATCCTCAAGAGCTTGTCAATATTTATCTTTGCGACGACGGCAAGCGAGCGGATATTCGCAAGCTCGCTGAAGAGTTCGGCGTTCATTATTTGACGAGAAAAAACAATGAGCATGCCAAGGCGGGAAATCTGAATCACGCCATGAGCTGTTCAAATGGCGAACTGATTGTGACAATGGATGCCGATATGGTGCCGCTGCCTGCGTTTTTGCAAAAGACCGTCGGCTATTTTAAAAAGAAAAAGGTCGCTTTTGTACAAACACCCCAAGCCTTCTATAATGAAGATCCATATCAATACAACCTGTTTTCAGGCGCGAATATTCCAAATGAGCAGGACTTTTTCATGAGAAGGCTCCAGGCCGGAAAGGACCGTTTTAATGCTGTTATGTATGTCGGCAGCAACACCGTGTTCCGAAGAAGTGCTTTAGAGGAGATCGGCGGTTTTGCAACCGGAGTGATTACGGAAGATATGGCGACGGGAATGCTGTTGCAAACGAAATACAAGTCTGTGTTTGTCAAAGAAGTGCTGGCGGTCGGTCTTGCACCCGAAACCTGGACCGATCTTCTGAAACAGCGCGACCGCTGGTGCAGAGGAAATATTCAGTGCGGAAAGAAGTGGAATCCTTTATTTTTAAAAGGCCTCACACCGATGCAGCGGATTCTGTATTTTGACGGCATCCTCTTTTGGTTTTTCGGTGTCTTTAAAATGGTGTATATTTTAGCGCCTTTATTGTTTTTGCTGTTTGGGATTCATAGCTTAAAGACAGATCTCTGGGCGATCACTACGTTTTGGCTGCCGGCGTTTTTGGGGTCTTATCTTTCATTTAAGGTCATTTCCGACAGGCAGCGCAGCATGAGCTGGAGCCATATTTATGATACATCGATGGCGCCGCATATGGCGATGTCGGCTTTGTCCGAATTTATCTTCAAAAAACGGTTTGATTTTAAAGTGACGCCTAAGGGAGTCAATACCGACCGGCGCAAATTTAAATATATGACAGCCTATCCGTGCGCCGTGCTGCTTGGCATGACGTTGGCGGCTCTCGGCAAAACGCTTTACGATTATGTCGTCCTTCATACATTTGACATCAATGTGACATCATACAATTTATTTTGGGTTCTTTATAATATGGCGGGGCTCGTTCTCGCTTTGCTCGTCGCTTTTGACAGGCCGAGGTTCCGCAGCTCTGAGCGTTTCAGCATCAACCAAACGGAATCCTTTTCAACAACCGCTTCAGAGCAAATCCATCAATGTGAATTGAAGGATATCAGCGACACGGGTGCCCGTATCAGCCTGCCTTATTCAGCAGATGCGGATATGTATTATCAAGTGGACGGCCTTATGATTGACGGTGTCGGGAAATTGCCGGTACAGGTGATCTGGACGACGAAGATAGGAAACGAAATCGAAATTGGACTGAGGTTCAAAGAGATGGAGCGCGACCTGTATGTCAAGCTGATCGGCTATATGTTTCAGGCGGAAAATGCGAAAAAAGCCGACCGGGAAAACGGGCTGACACATTGTCAACGGCTGTGCGCTTTTTGA
- a CDS encoding 2-hydroxycarboxylate transporter family protein has product MGERMMEAKSEVQHIPIQQPKEKDENFFAKAMHLKIGIIPLPVYLLLLALIVTFVYMHDLKSDILTAIAVTGFFGFTFAQIGKSIPFIRSVGGAAILATFIPSAIVYYHLIPEDIIKSTTEFTENSNFLYLFIAAIVVGSILGMKRETLIKAFLKIFIPLIAGSIAAGAVGLLVGTLLGLGFQHTLLYIVIPIMAGGVGEGAIPLSIGYSEIMPMSQGEAFALVIPSIMFGSLSAVILSGVLNVVGKKRPEWTGNGKVDRSETDDTLPLESRDKEKESVFNLSHFASGGILAVSLYLVGMLSHDLFGFPAPVMMLLLAVAVKLFRLAPAHLENGAYSVSRFFSTAVTYPLLFAIGVSMTPWDKLIAAFNIANIITIVSVVVTMMAVGFLTGKWLNMYPIETAIINACHSGQGGTGDIAILSAAERLELMPFAQVSTRIGGAITVTLTLLLLAQFY; this is encoded by the coding sequence ATGGGGGAAAGAATGATGGAAGCAAAATCAGAAGTTCAACATATTCCGATTCAACAGCCAAAAGAAAAAGATGAAAACTTTTTTGCCAAAGCGATGCATCTGAAAATCGGCATTATTCCGCTGCCTGTCTATCTACTGCTACTCGCTCTGATCGTCACCTTCGTTTATATGCATGACCTTAAAAGCGACATTTTGACTGCGATTGCTGTTACGGGGTTTTTCGGCTTTACATTCGCACAAATCGGCAAGTCGATTCCGTTCATCCGTTCTGTTGGCGGGGCCGCGATTCTCGCCACATTTATACCTTCGGCGATCGTCTATTATCACTTGATTCCAGAGGATATCATTAAATCAACAACTGAATTTACAGAAAACTCAAACTTCCTTTATCTATTCATTGCAGCGATTGTTGTCGGCAGTATTTTAGGAATGAAAAGAGAAACCTTGATCAAAGCATTTCTTAAAATATTCATCCCGCTGATTGCCGGGTCGATCGCTGCGGGGGCAGTCGGTTTATTGGTCGGCACATTGCTCGGCCTGGGGTTTCAGCACACATTGCTTTATATTGTGATTCCAATCATGGCCGGAGGTGTCGGCGAAGGGGCGATCCCGCTGTCCATCGGCTATTCTGAGATTATGCCGATGTCCCAGGGAGAAGCCTTTGCATTGGTCATCCCTTCCATTATGTTTGGGAGCTTAAGTGCTGTTATTTTATCAGGCGTTTTAAATGTTGTCGGAAAGAAAAGACCGGAATGGACGGGCAATGGTAAGGTGGACCGCTCGGAAACCGATGATACGCTCCCGCTTGAGAGCCGGGATAAGGAAAAAGAAAGCGTGTTTAACCTGTCTCATTTTGCTTCCGGCGGGATATTGGCTGTTTCACTGTATTTGGTCGGCATGCTTTCCCATGATTTATTCGGATTCCCTGCTCCTGTGATGATGCTTTTATTGGCCGTAGCCGTTAAACTGTTCCGTCTGGCACCGGCACATTTAGAAAACGGAGCCTACAGTGTGTCACGCTTTTTTTCAACTGCTGTCACCTATCCGCTGCTGTTTGCCATCGGTGTCTCCATGACACCTTGGGACAAGCTGATCGCCGCGTTCAACATTGCCAACATCATCACGATCGTCTCTGTTGTCGTCACAATGATGGCCGTCGGCTTTTTGACCGGAAAATGGCTCAACATGTACCCGATCGAAACCGCCATCATCAACGCCTGCCATTCCGGCCAGGGAGGCACCGGCGACATCGCCATTCTCAGTGCGGCTGAGCGCCTTGAGCTGATGCCGTTTGCCCAAGTATCCACAAGGATCGGCGGAGCGATCACCGTCACGCTTACATTGCTGTTATTGGCCCAGTTTTATTGA